In Paracoccaceae bacterium Fryx2, a single genomic region encodes these proteins:
- the gltB gene encoding glutamate synthase large subunit — translation MTKYDEAWAKAEEARRAWLDANGLYKADDEHASCGVGLVVAISGKPSRRVVENGINALKAVWHRGAVDADGKTGDGAGIHVQIPVRFFYDQVRRTGHEPDMNKLIAVGQVFLPRTDFGAQERCRTIVETEVLRMGHYIYGWRHVPVDTTVLGEKANATRPEIEQILIRCEKPIDDEQFERELYIIRRRIEKAALASQIQGMYLCSLSCRSIIYKGMMLAEQVATFYPDLMDERFESAFAIYHQRYSTNTFPQWWLAQPFRMLAHNGEINTLKGNVNWMKSHEIRMASNNFGEAAEDIKPIIPQGTSDSGALDAVFEVMVRSGRTAPMTKTMMIPEAWSKTTTDMPKAWADMYAYCNAVMEPWDGPAALAMTDGRWVCGGLDRNGLRPMRYVVTGDGLLIAGSEAGMVPIDETTVREKGALGPGQMIAVDMAEGKLYHDAPLKDKLAAAQPFGDWIEKVIDLNALLRDVPEHALFTGADLRHRQIAAGYSVEELEQVLAPMAEDGKEMIASMGDDTPAAVLSQIYRPLSHFFRQNFSQVTNPPIDSLRESRVMSLKTRFGNLKNVLDENSSQTEILVLESPFIANAEFDMMVQQFGAHVVMIDCTFAAHGGQDALRLGLERIRAEAEDAVRSGAGHLVLSDQAQSPERVAMPMILATSAVHSWLTRKGLRTFCSVNVRSAECIDPHYFAVLIGCGATTVNPYLAQDSIADRIGRGLIEGTLADAMRRYRDAIDAGLLKIMSKMGISVISSYRGGLNFEAVGLSRAMVAEYFPGMHSRISGIGVSGIQHKLEEVHARGWLGGSDVLPIGGFYKARRTGEKHAWEAQTMHMLQSACDRASYDLWKQYSAAMRANPPIHIRDLLDIKALGKPVPIEEVESITSIRKRFVTPGMSLGALGPEAHKTLNIAMNRIGAKSDSGEGGEDPAHFLPEANGDNPSAKIKQVASGRFGVTAEYLNACEELEIKVAQGAKPGEGGQLPGMKVTALIARLRHSTPGVTLISPPPHHDIYSIEDLAQLIYDLKQINPRAKVTVKLVSASGVGTIAAGVAKAKADIILISGHNGGTGASPGTSIKYAGLPWEMGLTEAHQVLAMNNLRERVTLRTDGGLRTGRDIVMAAMMGAEEYGIGTAALIAMGCIMVRQCQSNTCPVGVCTQNEDLRKKFTGTADKVVNLITFYAQEVREILASIGARSMDEIIGRADLLSQVSRGSARLDDLDLNPLLISVDGAHRITYDRSKPRNAVPDTLDAEIVKDGARFFEDGEKMQLSYAVRNTHRTIGTRASSHIVRRFGMKNALQPDHLTVKLSGSCGQSLGAFAARGLKLEVMGDANDYVGKGLSGGTIVVRPQMSSPLVASENTIIGNTVLYGATDGFLFAAGRAGERFAVRNSGASVVVEGCGTNGCEYMTGGVAVILGRIGANFGAGMTGGMAYLYDPQGVAEDFMNLESLVTCGIGHPHWEAQLRGLIETHVRETGSQKGAAILQNWSAERGNFLQACPKEMLVHLPHPLSDERQSVPAE, via the coding sequence ATGACCAAGTATGATGAAGCATGGGCAAAGGCCGAAGAAGCCAGGCGCGCCTGGCTGGATGCCAACGGGCTTTACAAGGCCGATGACGAACACGCGTCCTGCGGCGTGGGGCTCGTGGTGGCGATTTCGGGCAAGCCGTCGCGGCGCGTGGTTGAAAACGGCATCAACGCGCTGAAGGCGGTGTGGCACAGGGGTGCGGTGGATGCCGACGGCAAGACCGGCGACGGCGCGGGCATCCATGTGCAGATTCCGGTGCGGTTCTTCTATGACCAGGTGCGCCGCACCGGGCATGAACCCGACATGAACAAGCTGATCGCCGTGGGTCAGGTGTTCCTGCCGCGCACCGATTTCGGCGCGCAGGAACGCTGCCGCACCATCGTGGAAACCGAAGTGCTTCGGATGGGGCATTACATCTACGGCTGGCGGCATGTGCCGGTGGATACGACCGTGCTGGGCGAAAAGGCCAATGCCACGCGGCCCGAGATCGAGCAGATCCTGATCCGCTGCGAAAAGCCGATCGACGACGAACAGTTCGAGCGCGAGCTTTACATCATCCGCCGCCGGATCGAGAAGGCGGCGCTGGCCAGCCAGATCCAGGGAATGTATCTGTGCAGCCTGTCGTGCCGCAGCATCATCTACAAGGGCATGATGCTGGCCGAACAGGTGGCGACCTTCTACCCCGACCTGATGGACGAGCGGTTCGAATCGGCTTTCGCGATCTACCACCAGCGGTATTCGACCAACACCTTCCCGCAGTGGTGGCTGGCGCAGCCGTTCCGGATGCTGGCCCACAACGGCGAGATCAACACGCTGAAGGGCAACGTCAACTGGATGAAAAGCCACGAGATCCGCATGGCGTCGAACAACTTCGGCGAGGCGGCAGAGGACATCAAGCCGATCATCCCGCAGGGCACGTCGGACAGCGGCGCGCTGGATGCGGTGTTCGAGGTGATGGTGCGGTCGGGCCGCACCGCGCCGATGACCAAGACGATGATGATCCCCGAGGCGTGGTCCAAGACCACCACCGACATGCCGAAGGCCTGGGCGGACATGTATGCCTATTGCAACGCGGTGATGGAGCCGTGGGACGGCCCGGCCGCGCTGGCGATGACCGATGGACGCTGGGTCTGCGGCGGGCTTGACCGCAACGGCTTGCGGCCGATGCGCTATGTGGTGACCGGCGACGGGCTGCTGATCGCCGGGTCGGAAGCGGGCATGGTGCCGATCGACGAGACGACGGTGCGCGAAAAGGGCGCGCTGGGGCCGGGGCAGATGATCGCGGTCGACATGGCCGAGGGCAAGCTTTACCACGACGCGCCGCTGAAGGACAAACTCGCCGCCGCGCAGCCGTTCGGTGACTGGATCGAGAAGGTCATCGACCTGAACGCGCTGCTGCGCGACGTGCCGGAACATGCGCTGTTCACCGGGGCCGACCTGCGCCACCGCCAGATCGCGGCCGGCTATTCGGTCGAGGAACTGGAACAGGTGCTGGCGCCGATGGCCGAAGACGGCAAGGAAATGATTGCCAGCATGGGCGACGACACGCCCGCCGCCGTGCTGTCGCAGATCTACCGGCCGCTGAGCCATTTCTTCCGGCAGAACTTCAGCCAGGTGACCAACCCGCCGATCGACTCGCTTCGGGAAAGCCGGGTGATGAGCCTCAAGACCCGGTTCGGCAACCTCAAGAACGTGCTGGACGAAAACTCCAGCCAGACCGAGATCCTGGTGCTGGAAAGCCCGTTCATCGCCAATGCCGAATTCGACATGATGGTGCAGCAGTTCGGCGCCCATGTGGTGATGATCGACTGCACCTTTGCCGCGCATGGCGGGCAGGATGCGCTGCGGCTGGGGCTGGAACGCATTCGCGCCGAGGCCGAGGATGCCGTGCGCTCGGGTGCCGGGCATCTGGTGCTGAGCGATCAGGCGCAGTCGCCCGAACGGGTGGCGATGCCAATGATCCTGGCCACCAGCGCGGTGCATTCCTGGCTGACGCGCAAGGGGCTGCGGACCTTCTGTTCGGTCAACGTGCGCTCGGCCGAATGCATCGACCCGCATTATTTCGCGGTGCTGATCGGCTGTGGCGCGACCACGGTCAATCCTTACCTCGCGCAGGATTCGATTGCCGACCGGATCGGGCGCGGCCTGATCGAGGGCACGCTGGCGGATGCGATGCGCCGTTACCGCGATGCCATCGACGCCGGGCTCTTGAAGATCATGTCGAAGATGGGGATCTCGGTGATCTCCAGCTACCGCGGCGGGCTGAACTTCGAGGCGGTTGGGCTGAGCCGCGCCATGGTGGCGGAGTATTTCCCCGGGATGCACAGCCGGATTTCGGGCATCGGCGTCAGCGGGATCCAGCACAAGCTGGAGGAGGTTCACGCCCGCGGCTGGCTGGGCGGCAGCGACGTGCTGCCGATCGGCGGGTTCTACAAGGCGCGGCGGACCGGCGAAAAGCACGCCTGGGAAGCGCAGACCATGCACATGCTGCAATCGGCTTGCGACCGGGCAAGCTATGACCTGTGGAAGCAGTATTCCGCCGCGATGCGGGCCAACCCGCCGATCCACATCCGTGACCTGCTGGACATCAAGGCGCTGGGCAAGCCGGTGCCGATCGAGGAGGTGGAATCCATCACCTCGATCCGCAAGCGGTTCGTGACGCCGGGCATGAGCCTTGGCGCGCTGGGGCCCGAGGCGCACAAGACGCTGAACATCGCGATGAACCGGATCGGCGCCAAGTCTGACAGCGGCGAGGGCGGCGAAGACCCGGCGCATTTCCTGCCCGAGGCCAATGGCGACAACCCGTCGGCCAAGATCAAGCAGGTGGCATCTGGCCGGTTCGGCGTCACCGCCGAGTATCTGAACGCCTGCGAGGAGCTGGAAATCAAGGTGGCCCAGGGCGCGAAACCCGGCGAGGGCGGGCAGTTGCCGGGCATGAAGGTCACGGCGCTGATCGCGCGGCTGCGGCATTCGACGCCGGGGGTGACGCTGATCTCGCCGCCGCCGCACCACGACATCTATTCGATCGAGGATCTGGCGCAGCTTATCTATGACCTCAAGCAGATCAACCCGCGCGCCAAGGTGACGGTGAAGCTGGTGTCGGCATCGGGCGTCGGCACGATTGCGGCCGGGGTGGCGAAGGCCAAGGCCGACATCATCCTGATTTCCGGCCACAACGGCGGCACCGGGGCATCGCCCGGCACCAGCATCAAGTATGCCGGCCTGCCGTGGGAAATGGGGCTGACCGAGGCGCATCAAGTGCTGGCGATGAACAACCTGCGCGAGCGGGTGACGCTGCGCACCGACGGCGGGCTGCGCACCGGGCGCGACATCGTGATGGCGGCGATGATGGGGGCCGAGGAATACGGCATCGGCACCGCAGCACTGATCGCGATGGGCTGCATCATGGTGCGGCAATGCCAGAGCAACACCTGCCCGGTCGGAGTCTGCACCCAGAACGAGGATCTGCGCAAGAAGTTCACCGGCACCGCCGACAAGGTGGTGAACCTGATCACCTTCTATGCCCAGGAGGTGCGCGAGATCCTGGCATCCATCGGCGCGCGGTCGATGGACGAGATCATCGGGCGGGCCGACCTTCTGAGCCAGGTGTCGCGCGGCTCGGCGCGGCTGGATGACCTTGACCTGAACCCGCTTCTGATCAGCGTCGATGGGGCGCACCGCATCACCTATGACCGCAGCAAGCCGCGCAACGCGGTCCCCGACACGCTGGATGCCGAAATCGTCAAGGACGGGGCGCGGTTCTTCGAGGACGGCGAGAAGATGCAGCTGTCCTACGCCGTGCGCAACACGCACCGCACCATCGGCACGAGGGCATCGAGCCATATCGTGCGGCGGTTCGGGATGAAGAACGCGCTGCAGCCGGACCATCTGACGGTGAAGCTGTCGGGGTCGTGCGGCCAGTCTCTGGGCGCCTTTGCCGCGCGGGGGCTGAAGCTTGAGGTGATGGGGGATGCCAATGACTATGTCGGCAAGGGCCTGTCGGGCGGCACCATCGTGGTGCGGCCGCAGATGTCGTCGCCGCTGGTCGCCTCGGAAAACACCATCATCGGCAACACCGTGCTTTATGGCGCGACCGATGGTTTCCTGTTCGCGGCGGGGCGGGCGGGAGAACGCTTTGCCGTGCGCAACTCGGGTGCATCCGTGGTGGTCGAAGGCTGCGGAACCAACGGCTGCGAGTACATGACCGGCGGGGTGGCGGTGATTCTGGGCCGGATCGGCGCGAACTTCGGCGCGGGGATGACCGGGGGCATGGCCTACCTTTATGACCCCCAGGGCGTGGCCGAGGATTTCATGAACCTCGAATCGCTGGTCACCTGCGGCATCGGCCATCCGCATTGGGAAGCGCAGCTGCGCGGCCTGATCGAGACCCATGTCCGCGAAACCGGCAGCCAGAAGGGCGCGGCCATCCTGCAGAACTGGTCGGCAGAGCGCGGCAACTTCCTGCAGGCCTGCCCGAAGGAAATGCTGGTGCACCTGCCGCATCCGCTGAGCGACGAGCGCCAGTCGGTTCCGGCGGAATGA